Below is a genomic region from Salmo trutta chromosome 19, fSalTru1.1, whole genome shotgun sequence.
CATTTGAGTATTGTTGCAATAAGCACTACTTGAACAGCGATGGGCCTGTGTGACCACAGAAGACGTGTTTGGATAGAATATCTTCTGCTGCTTTGTTCATGGGGATTGTGTTCTGGACAGTTCGTGTATTCCGTCTCAGAGGAGGTAGATAAAGGCACATTTGTTGGAAATATCGCTAAAGACCTAAATCTAAATTTGAGAGAACTGGTTTCGAGAGAGATTCACATTGTAACAGGACCCGAAAGGAGGTATTTTGATGTCGACGTGAAGACAGGTAATCTTTTTGTCTATGAGAGAATAGACCGAGAAGCCCTCTGCTCAAACTCAGTAAAATGCTCCATTGATGTTGAAGCGATATTGAATAATCCTATGCATATCCATCGTATTGAAGTAAACATTGTGGACATAAATGACAACCCGCCATCGTTTGCGGAGCGCATTCATGATGTCAATATGACTGAATCCGCCTTTCCAGGGGACAGATTTCCTTTACCGTTCGCCAGCGATTCGGATGTTGGAAGTAACTCTGTGAAAACCTACAAACTGAGTCTAAACGAACACTTCTCTCTAGATGTACAAAGCGGCAGCGAGCAGAGTGTGTCTTCTGAGTTAATACTACAGAAAGCTTTAGACCGAGAGAAACAGGATGTGATAAAGCTTGTACTGACTGCTGTTGACGGAGGAAAACCTCCACGATCCGGAACTCAACAGATAGTAATTCACCTAATAGATGCCAACGATAATACTCCGGTGTTCTCCAAACCTCTCTATAAAGTGCAAGTATCGGAAAATGTTGCATTTGGAACTTTAATTCTAACTTTAAACGCAACAGACAGACGAGGGAGTGAACGGTGAAATTGAATACTCGTTCACTGGGAAAGGAGAAACGGGCACACAACGTGTCTTTCAACTCAACCAGCGTACTGGTGAATTAACAGTTAAAGGGCGTTTGGATCACGAG
It encodes:
- the LOC115154606 gene encoding protocadherin gamma-A8-like is translated as MGLCDHRRRVWIEYLLLLCSWGLCSGQFVYSVSEEVDKGTFVGNIAKDLNLNLRELVSREIHIVTGPERRYFDVDVKTGNLFVYERIDREALCSNSVKCSIDVEAILNNPMHIHRIEVNIVDINDNPPSFAERIHDVNMTESAFPGDRFPLPFASDSDVGSNSVKTYKLSLNEHFSLDVQSGSEQSVSSELILQKALDREKQDVIKLVLTAVDGGKPPRSGTQQIVIHLIDANDNTPVFSKPLYKVQVSENVAFGTLILTLNATDRRGSER